AACAAAGCAATATTCACATGGACACCAATAAAACTAACATCTGATTATTGAAATTTTCTTGTCGATATTGTTAAAAAGATGTATACGTATTTCCAAAAAGGTAAGATAATgtgatatttatcaaaagtaATAAGCCTAAATTCCTTCATGTGTAGAGCAATCTAAAACTACCATGACatgataatttttatatatttttttctatatctcTATAAAAACAACACGGGGATACCACCACAAGTATAAAACTATTTATAGCTCAAACCTATAAAACTAGCACTTAAGACTTAACATgcagaaaattgaaaaataaaggATAAGGTTCTTTTAAGAAAGGTACAACATCGACACCCGCCATGTAGATTTAAAATGCATCAAACAATGCTGGTGGAGTTTCTTATCTAAAGACATGTAAACCAAAAAAACACTGGAGGGGTGTCTTATCTAAAGACATGTAAACCAAATAAAACTGGAGGGGTGTCTTTTCTTAAGACATGTAAATCATAAAACACTGGAGGGATGTCTTATCTAAAGACAAGTAAATAAAATAACACTAGAGGGGTGTCTTATCTAAAGACATGTAAACCAAATAAAACTGGAGGGGTGTCTTATCTCAAGACATGTAAACCAAATAAAACTGGAGGGGTGTCTTTTCTTAAGACATGTCAACCAAATAAAACTGGATGGGTGTCTTATCTAAAgacatataaataaaaaaaacactggAGGGGTGTCTTATCTAaagatatgtaaacaaaataacactGGAGGGGTGTCTTATCTAAAGACATGTAAACCAAATAAAACTGGAGGAGTGTCTTATCTAAAgacatataaataaaaaaaacactgaagGAGTGTCTTATCTAAAGACATGTTAATTAAAAACGCTGAAGGGTTGTCTTATCTAAagacatgtaaataaaaaaataaacactgGACGGGTGTCTTATCTAAAGACATGTAAACCAAATAAAACTGGAGGGGTGTTATCTAAAGACATGTAAACCAAAAAACACTGGAGGGGTGTCTTTTCTTAAGACATGTAAATCATAAAACACTGAAGGGGTGTCTTGTCAAAAGACATGTAAACCAAATAAAACTGGAGGGGTGTCTTATCTAAAGATATGTAAACCAAATCGTAATTCTTTATTAAAAttcaccaaacaatgacaagGTATGAAAAGAAATAGAATTACTTAATGACTTGACAAAGTACAGAAGACAATGGAAGACAATATGATCGGGACGACTCATCCACGACAACcgtttatgttttgtttttgaggTTTAAATCCCTGGCAACAggcagggtcatatgaggactagtgtcaaggagacacctatagaGGAAAACAAAGCACAGATAGACAGAACAGTgaggaaagaaaagaaagactTAAGATCTAAAGTGTTGCAATGGGGACAGAAGATCTATTTTCCTCTCTTCATTGTCCTCTAGATAGAAGCCACCTAAGAAAATCCCCGATTCTGCGGGGTACACACTTTTATTCGCCTTCTACGATCAACATGCATTGGAATACAGCGGACCTTTTGCTATGGCTCTCcaatttttagctcgtctcttcgaagaagagtgagagcttatgttgtcgCGTCGGCGTCAGCGTCGGCGTTGGttattcaaatgttaagttttgaaaggcatagtaatttcTGGTAGTATGGTCCCTGtgtggggttaaactatcccctgccggagttaaactaaaaagatattttggggaaaaaacagattttgaatttttttttacttagaTTTTTTTTGCGtcaagtttttggtgcaagtgttgaaaggtattaatacatacCCTTATAtttgtactagggtgctgataattggcaatagagtccctctggagttaaactatcccctgccagagttaaacataaatatttttttgaagaaaaccccccagatttttcaaatttttgactTAGAATTATTTTGCGTCAAGTTTTTgatgcaagtgttgaaaggtattaatacatcactttataattgtactagggtgctggTAATTGATAATAGAATCcctctggagttaaactatcccctgccagagttaaagTAAAAGATTGTTTTGGGAAAAAgacagatttttcaaatttttgtagttaaaatatttctgcgttaagtttttggtgcaaaaTCACTtgatgattgtactagggtgctgatatctGGTAAAAAGGTCCCTCTGGAGTTACGCTATCCCTTCatggagtgaaactgaaaaacaaacaatgtgaaaatgctcacattagacaatatatataaaccactccacatttttcaagggagacaactctcataaggataatatgttatcaaaaaattgaagaaatgggtccaaaagcaattacatttgtatttaatatattcatttaatctacaacagcatagcttgtctcccgaatgtttgtcaataaataatttatatatatataaatttgtatggttttgaaaattgcatgaataaccaatatagatattattaatgcaattggCCACTTTCCAATTCAGCGCCACCTGGCGGatcataatccaagatggcggcgtaTGGTGTGTCCGTGTCACAGCACATGTTTTTAGTGTTTTATCAGCGCTACGCGTCAAATTAGACTTTTTCCAGAAAATCTTCGTGCTTAAATGCGTATATAGGTAAGTAAGTCTTTATTTTGGAATGATTTTATAAGGAAATAAGGCGATATAAGACCGATATACACTTGTTCAAATACCCCAGGTGAGAAACCCTGCAGAATGCTATGTAACTCATTTACACAGGTGTAGCATTAAAAATCGGTCATTGTATGATTCACGATTCATTTATTAGTTCTTGATTTGTATAGATCGAATAGAATCAGTCACTGCTTATGAAATGACGGCATCATAACGATGATAGCGAAATAAATAACGATATATCCATAAATACTATTTGCACCAGGTAACATTACAGGTAATTTTGAAAGGTGTTTTGAATGCCGCCATTTAGCCTATACTATTTTTAGAGCAGGTGAAGTCACGTGATCTATCTAGGATAGTGATCTTCCATTGATTCAttgtattttctatttcatgTCACCTGACATTcgtatttaaataaatattataaaaagtaCTGGTATAGGCCTAGTGgtttaaaaacatattatgaaaacaaactttgatttatatttttcagataCAAAATGCCTCATCACTGCTGTGTGCCACATTGTACAAATAATTCCAAGACAAAAGATGGTTACTCTTTTCATACATTCCCTAAAGACCCTTCAGTGGCAAAAAAGTGGGTGATTGCTATACGCAGAGATCAAGGTGCAGATTTTGATATCAACAAAGAGACAAGAGTATGCTCCGTTCACTTTAACGCAGACTCTTACCATCCTACCACTGCTATTCATGTTCGAAAACGTTTGCGAGGGACTGCTGTACCATCAGTATTTCAATGGACTGTACAGAAACCCGTCAGAAGGAAACTCAGCCTTCTCATGAAAAGTCCAAATTGTGGAAATGTAGAATCCAACAATACAAGTTTCCCagaaaaacatgttttggaAAGCTGTAATAATGATTGTGATGAGCCTTTGCTTGTAGACCAGCCTTTTAGTAGTGAGGATAGTTTAACAAATGTGGATTGGGCTGAATCTCCAGACAAGAGTAAATTAAAAGAAACCAACAGTGTTCTACTTCACATTAGGAACAAAGAGAAGTTTTCAATTCTACGGTTTTGTAATTCCGATTCTGATATCAGATATTACACAGGATTTTCATCATACCTAGCCTTACACTGTTTCTTCACATTCTTACAACCGGCTTGTAGCTTTTTGTACTATGTAGGGACAGACAACACATCTGAAGGGACACCTTACATATTTCTCAACAAACGTGGAAAGTCCAGATCCTTGTCGCCTATGGAAGAGTTATTTGTAACTCTTGTTCGTCTTCGGAAAGGTTTACCAGAAAAACATTTAGGTGACCTGTATAACCTTTCTGAGGGACATGTGTCAAAAATACTCAACACTTGGATTGCTTTTCTTGACAACAGACTGTCTTCGCTACCAATTTGGCCACAAAGAGATCATGTGAATAACACCATGCCAGCAATTTTCAAGACATATTTTTCCTCTACTCGAACCATAATTGACTGCACAGAAATATTCATAGAACACCCATCTGCCTCGGAGTGTCAGCGGGAGACATTTTCCTCGTACAAACATCACAACACTGCAAAGGGTCTCATTGCCATCGCACCAAGTGGCCAAATCACATTTATTTCTCCGCTCTACTCTGGGCGATGTTCAGACAAGAAAATAATTCGCCATTGTGGATTGTTGGACCTGATAGAGGAAGGAGATGGTGTCATGGTTGATCGCGGCTTTGACATTACAACAGATCTTGAAAACAGGGGTGCTCATCTTATAATGCCTGCCTTTTTAAGTGGAAAAGACCAATTCACTCCTGATCAGTTATCTCAATCCAGAGAAATAGCAACAGTGCGCGTCCATGTTGAGAGGGCTGTGAGGAAGatcaaagaatttgaaattctGAGACACACAGTTCCCATCACATTGTGTCCTATGCTTGAAAAGATATGGAATATTTGTGGACATTTGGCTAATTTCTCAGGGAGTGGAACATTGTTTAGACAACCCAAAGATGTCTCCACTTGTAAAGAATAAAGACACATTGATAATGCTCTCATGTTTAATGAAATGTCAGATTCTTTTCATATATGAACACTTtataatatgatacatataaaacatgtttccatggtgatcaaagtttcaaaaatattatgttgaattttgtacaatttttgtgacaataaaatgcattttcaaatACTGTCATAGTAGTAATACCATGAAAAAATTCCAAGCAAAAAAGTTTGTAAATAATACATTTCTAcaaatgaaatatcagaaattgTCCAACCGATATTCATATCATCATATATATGCATCAAACATTTATCACTagtcatacattgtaatattccAGTTGTCTAGATCTATAAAATGTATTGAAGAAATTTTATATTATCACAAGTGATGATATAGGACAACTTGGATTTCACTGCATCCTTTCTTAAGTTAATCTTTTTTCActgttgaaaatataaaaataatctgTCTAAATTATAAACTATATTGAACCATGTATATGAAATGTCAGCATAGCGCAGGAAATGAATATTGTTCACATATTTTTAAACTTACTCTTTACAAGAAGTAATgactataaataaataatttaactaAGAAACTGTGAAATTGAATGTGgactaaaaatacaaaattcaatAGTAACaactttcattttaatttttacatgttacaagtcataattaaaaaatatcacaattcaATGTCTTAATGACTATGAAACTAATAACagtatttcaacaaaaattCTGTACAGTACAATTGTGACAATGGACATAATTTGTATGACTTGTGCTTGTATTCAATTTTATGCTACCATACATGGTTTAAGATTGTACTAGTGTACACTgaaaccatcaatatatatgtacattgtgctTTTAACACGAGACATGCATATGTCCTACACTAACTATCATATTgaacattacatgtatatgtgtcaGTCACGAGTGCAAAAAAGgaatataatgtatgaaatatcCTATGTAAAAATTagaataaattttgttttccccAAGTCACTTTAGAATCATGTTTTCACTTACAATACAAACTGTttttgtacatgttgtatgtaaaACCCATCTGCACAGACAtgtgataattatgataatcaACACATTGAAAGAATCTAGTCAACATGCGAAAATATATGGCTACACAccatttttcaatatacataaagtaaagtttgtatttaaaatgtcaGTCTGGATGGGTATTGCATGTGCCTCTTGTACTAAACAATACAAGTCGAGACCTTCACTGATCTTTTGTGCGGAGACAATCAACAAAATGTGGGAGCAAATGGCTGAAATAGATACTGTTGAGTTTAGGCAACATATTAGAACAGAAAAACTCTGAATCACGATGTATCTCTACTATGGCAATGTCTTCCGGAGGAACGAATACTACAAAGTCACACTTCTCTATTCCACACAAATTCAGTTGTCCTTGCACTTGATAAAAGTAGTCGTGGGATTTTTTGAGTTGGATTTCACCAGTTGTCgggtttttttccaaataaaagTTTTTCTCCTTCATTTGTGATAATATACTTGTCTTCTTCTTGAATACAGAGTATGGACATTTGATTTCCACCAGTCTAATCTCATTGTTGACTTTTACTAGTCTATCAGGTGTCACTCCAAGATGGGGTAGTTTGGGGTTTACAACAAGACCAACTGGTGAACTAGCACATGGTTTTTCCTTTTGATACAAAGCCAAGGCTTGAGCTTCATAATTGATACCGTGACGGACACTTTTTGACGTGAAAAACTTCTTCTTTTGTTGAAACGTATTCACAGGGTCTGTTGTATTTTTCAGGCGACAAAAAACACCAAAGTTAGATGCAGTAATACGGTATTGTCTCTCATTAAACCAGAATGAAGTCTTGCTCTGTAGCCTTGTATTTTTCTCTATGAACTTGGCTCTTTGGGTGTCTACACTCACATTAACTAGGTAATGTTGCTGGATGTCTGATTTGAGTGCCTGTGGCAATTCTATTTCACTGAAGCTAGTATTGTCAACCATCTCAAACAAATCTGCGTCTAGGTTTACATCACAGCGTTGCCTACATGCCACAGGTTTGAAATTGTTTTCTCGAATGGTGTCCAACACTGGAAGGTTTAAACCTGATGCATCAAACAGGTTAACAAGTTTGGTTAGATCATTACCTGTAACAGATCTGGCAAACTCGGGCACAGGGTTATGAGTAGCTGCAGCTGCACACAAATCCTTCTTCACGGTCTTAAACGGATCATGTTTGACAAAGTTGATGTCTCTGAACAGAAGAGGCTCATCAGACGTTGGTTTTCTAACATGCCACAATTGCAACTTGTCTGTGCATGTTTTCACATCGGGCATTGTTTTTACATCCTGGCGGTGAAAGTCAATAAGACAGAACAATGTGGCTACAAGGTGCTTACATTGCCCATCTATTCCTGCTGGACATGAGCATGTCCCCCACTTTAATTTTGTTCCTCCATGTTTCAGgcacatgtatatgttataagtTTTCTGCTTCATTGCAGCTTGGCATTGACCTCTGAAATATATCAAGTTTCCAGTTGTGGTACTGCTCAAACCTGTTATTTTTCCCTCTCGGAATAGTGTCCAGCCTTCAACCCTGTGGCGTTTTGTTTTCACAAAGTCAAGAACACTTTCATCGATGTCCTCAATAGGGAAATCTTCACCCCATCCTGTCGTTGGTGCCACGCGTCCTTGAAAACTAAGGAGTcctttttttgaaattaaaggGTTTATTTTCATTAGTTCACAGCAGCCAGGACAAAACCATTTTGCAATGTTCTTAGCTTCTTCTTCATCAAGATTAACACAAGATGGATGGAACCAATCATCACAGAGATCACATCTAACCATTATTTTTTCTGGATCTTCTGGGGTCTTGCAAACACAGTGCAGTGTACGGTCAGTAGATGCAGACTGGTTCATCTCCTCATGATTTCTTTTTCGAGACATGGTTACTTGTTGTTGGTACCtatataagtaaacaaaaataaatagacACATGAAGATTAATAAGGTTAAAGCTTATCAATAAATAATAGTACAGCTTATGATATCGTAACATATTAAGCTTTTCCATGGTAATATTAgctgtttatattataataaaccattaagactatatgcatgtatttattgcattttactGACAGAAATcctatattatcactagtgatGATATAAGATTTTGACTGTACTGCATGGAAGAAATCTGATAAAATCACTAGTCATAATCAAATGTAAGATTTCTTGAATTCAATGCATTAACATAAAAGATACA
This genomic stretch from Pecten maximus chromosome 16, xPecMax1.1, whole genome shotgun sequence harbors:
- the LOC117345239 gene encoding uncharacterized protein LOC117345239; translated protein: MPHHCCVPHCTNNSKTKDGYSFHTFPKDPSVAKKWVIAIRRDQGADFDINKETRVCSVHFNADSYHPTTAIHVRKRLRGTAVPSVFQWTVQKPVRRKLSLLMKSPNCGNVESNNTSFPEKHVLESCNNDCDEPLLVDQPFSSEDSLTNVDWAESPDKSKLKETNSVLLHIRNKEKFSILRFCNSDSDIRYYTGFSSYLALHCFFTFLQPACSFLYYVGTDNTSEGTPYIFLNKRGKSRSLSPMEELFVTLVRLRKGLPEKHLGDLYNLSEGHVSKILNTWIAFLDNRLSSLPIWPQRDHVNNTMPAIFKTYFSSTRTIIDCTEIFIEHPSASECQRETFSSYKHHNTAKGLIAIAPSGQITFISPLYSGRCSDKKIIRHCGLLDLIEEGDGVMVDRGFDITTDLENRGAHLIMPAFLSGKDQFTPDQLSQSREIATVRVHVERAVRKIKEFEILRHTVPITLCPMLEKIWNICGHLANFSGSGTLFRQPKDVSTCKE
- the LOC117345238 gene encoding uncharacterized protein LOC117345238, with amino-acid sequence MSRKRNHEEMNQSASTDRTLHCVCKTPEDPEKIMVRCDLCDDWFHPSCVNLDEEEAKNIAKWFCPGCCELMKINPLISKKGLLSFQGRVAPTTGWGEDFPIEDIDESVLDFVKTKRHRVEGWTLFREGKITGLSSTTTGNLIYFRGQCQAAMKQKTYNIYMCLKHGGTKLKWGTCSCPAGIDGQCKHLVATLFCLIDFHRQDVKTMPDVKTCTDKLQLWHVRKPTSDEPLLFRDINFVKHDPFKTVKKDLCAAAATHNPVPEFARSVTGNDLTKLVNLFDASGLNLPVLDTIRENNFKPVACRQRCDVNLDADLFEMVDNTSFSEIELPQALKSDIQQHYLVNVSVDTQRAKFIEKNTRLQSKTSFWFNERQYRITASNFGVFCRLKNTTDPVNTFQQKKKFFTSKSVRHGINYEAQALALYQKEKPCASSPVGLVVNPKLPHLGVTPDRLVKVNNEIRLVEIKCPYSVFKKKTSILSQMKEKNFYLEKNPTTGEIQLKKSHDYFYQVQGQLNLCGIEKCDFVVFVPPEDIAIVEIHRDSEFFCSNMLPKLNSIYFSHLLPHFVDCLRTKDQ